The following proteins are encoded in a genomic region of Enoplosus armatus isolate fEnoArm2 chromosome 11, fEnoArm2.hap1, whole genome shotgun sequence:
- the hpxa gene encoding hemopexin → MKLLAHILCLCLALAWAQSEEAHASAVLDRCEGFEMDAVAVNEEGIPYFFKGDHLFKGFHGKAELANESFAELDEHHHLGHVDAAFRMHYEDSPSDHDHIFFFLDYKVFSYYQHKLEDGYPKNISEVFPGIPDHLDAAVECPNPECDEDSVIFFKGDDIYHYNVKTKAVDEKEFKSMPNCTSAFRFMEHYYCFHGHMFSKFDPKTGEVHGRYPKEARDYFMRCSKFSEESDHVERERCSRVHLDAITSDNAGNMYAFRGHHFLRKDEGNDTLKADTIENAFKELHSEVDAVFSYEDHLYMIKDDHLYLYKVGEPHTHLDGYPKPVKEELGIEGPIDAAFVCEDHHIAHIIKGQNIYDVELKVSPRVAGNERPISLFKKVDAAMCNSEGVKVIVGNHYYHFASTLLFIAGRALPEQHRVSLELFGCDH, encoded by the exons ATGAAGCTGCTTGCCCACatcctgtgtctctgcctggCTCTGGCATGGGCTCAGTC GGAAGAAGCGCATGCATCAG CCGTCCTTGACCGCTGTGAAGGATTTGAGATGGATGCTGTTGCAGTGAACGAAGAGGGAATCCCATACTTTTTCAAGG GTGACCATCTGTTCAAAGGCTTCCATGGCAAAGCAGAGCTGGCCAATGAGTCTTTTGCTGAGCTGGACGAGCATCATCACCTCGGCCATGTAGATGCTGCTTTCCGCATGCACTACGAGGACAGCCCCTCCGACCACGaccacattttcttcttcttg GACTACAAGGTGTTCAGCTATTACCAACACAAGCTGGAGGATGGCTACCCCAAGAACATCTCTGAAGTCTTCCCTGGAATCCCTGACCACCTGGACGCTGCCGTGGAGTGTCCCAATCCAGAGTGTGATGAAGACTCTGTCATCTTCTTCAAGG GAGACGACATCTACCACTACAACGTCAAAACTAAGGCTGTAGATGAGAAAGAGTTCAAGTCCATGCCAAACTGCACTTCTGCTTTCCGCTTTATGGAGCACTATTACTGCTTCCATGGACACATGTTCTCAAAGTTTGATCCAAAGACCGGCGAGGTGCATGGCAGATACCCCAAAGAGGCTCGCGACTACTTCATGAGATGCTCCAAGTTTA GTGAAGAGAGCGACCACGTGGAGAGAGAGCGCTGCAGCCGTGTTCACCTGGATGCCATCACATCTGACAACGCTGGGAACATGTACGCCTTCAGAG GCCACCATTTCCTCCGTAAAGATGAGGGCAATGACACACTGAAGGCTGACACCATCGAGAATGCCTTCAAAGAGCTGCACAGTGAGGTGGACGCTGTTTTCTCTTATGAGGATCACCTTTACATGATCAAG GATGACCATTTATATCTTTACAAAGTTGGCGAACCCCACACCCACCTGGACGGTTACCCCAAGCCTGTGAAGGAGGAGCTGGGCATTGAGGGTCCTATTGATGCTGCGTTCGTCTGCGAGGATCATCACATCGCTCACATTATCAAAG GTCAGAACATCTATGATGTGGAATTGAAGGTCAGCCCTCGTGTTGCAGGCAACGAGCGTCCAATTTCCCTCTTCAAGAAAGTCGATGCTGCCATGTGCAATTCTGAAGGAGTTAAGGTGATCGTAGGAAACCACTACTACCACTTTGCCAGCACCTTGTTGTTTATTGCTGGCAGGGCCCTTCCTGAGCAGCACAGGGTATCCCTGGAGCTGTTCGGCTGTGATCACTAA